The following proteins come from a genomic window of Micavibrio aeruginosavorus EPB:
- the xerD gene encoding site-specific tyrosine recombinase XerD, with the protein MARPGRPAMPKPKLHPLVDSFLDMLTTERGAAMNTRQAYWRDLADFSLYLRDKASKEIVDASNDEIKSYLRDLGDKMHVKGQNTAQIATRTVARRLSALRQFYRYLVSENIRKDDPTSAIESPKQGRTLPKTLSESEVSNLIKAAAIGGGADSLRLVCLLEMLYATGLRVSELVGLPLSSINDDRQFLMVEGKGGRERMVPLSEPAQKSLEKYLDVRQQFVASDDKGTQGQWLFPSRTSESGHLTRQRFAQLLKDLADTAGIDADRVSPHILRHAFATHLLNNGADLRAVQKMLGHADIATTQIYTHIVGEKAKKTVEEKHPLGQKVVGA; encoded by the coding sequence ATGGCTCGTCCTGGTCGTCCGGCAATGCCGAAACCGAAACTTCACCCGCTCGTGGACTCGTTCCTCGACATGCTCACGACTGAGCGCGGGGCCGCAATGAACACACGCCAGGCCTACTGGCGCGATCTGGCTGACTTCAGCCTGTATCTGCGCGACAAAGCCAGCAAAGAGATCGTCGATGCCAGCAACGACGAAATCAAATCCTATTTGAGAGACCTCGGTGACAAGATGCACGTGAAGGGCCAGAACACGGCTCAGATCGCAACCCGTACGGTTGCCCGTCGCCTGTCCGCCCTGCGCCAGTTCTACCGCTATCTGGTATCGGAAAACATCCGCAAGGATGACCCGACCTCCGCGATCGAAAGCCCGAAACAAGGCCGTACGCTGCCGAAGACTCTGTCCGAGTCCGAAGTCAGCAACCTGATCAAAGCGGCTGCCATTGGCGGCGGTGCGGACAGCCTGCGCCTGGTTTGCCTGCTGGAAATGCTGTATGCCACCGGCCTGCGCGTTTCTGAACTGGTTGGCCTGCCGCTGTCGTCCATCAACGATGACCGTCAGTTCCTGATGGTTGAAGGTAAAGGCGGTCGTGAACGTATGGTTCCGCTGTCCGAACCGGCACAAAAATCTCTGGAAAAATATCTGGATGTCCGTCAGCAATTCGTTGCCTCCGACGACAAAGGCACCCAGGGCCAGTGGCTGTTCCCGTCCCGTACGTCGGAAAGCGGTCACCTGACCCGTCAGCGCTTCGCGCAACTGTTGAAAGATCTGGCTGATACAGCCGGTATCGATGCAGACCGCGTCAGCCCGCACATCCTGCGCCACGCTTTCGCGACGCACTTGTTGAACAACGGTGCCGACCTGCGCGCGGTACAGAAAATGCTGGGCCACGCCGACATTGCCACGACCCAGATCTACACGCACATTGTGGGTGAAAAGGCCAAGAAAACGGTCGAAGAAAAGCACCCGCTGGGCCAAAAGGTCGTCGGCGCCTAA
- a CDS encoding shikimate kinase has product MGAGKSRLGRRLGHVLGLPFVDSDDEVERAAGMRIPEIFETLGEPAFRDGEARVIRRLLDQGAQVISTGGGAIMRTETADMIWARSISIWVRADLTILAARTRNGRPRPLLAGRDPEQVLQDLSLIRDPIYARAMMQVDTGSGDDDAIMMQTLRGLQTVLEDVQ; this is encoded by the coding sequence ATGGGGGCCGGAAAATCACGTCTGGGCCGCCGTCTGGGCCATGTTTTGGGCCTGCCATTCGTCGATTCTGATGACGAGGTCGAGCGGGCGGCGGGTATGCGCATTCCGGAAATATTTGAAACGTTGGGCGAGCCGGCCTTCCGCGATGGCGAGGCCCGGGTGATCCGTCGTTTGCTGGATCAAGGGGCGCAGGTGATTTCCACCGGGGGCGGTGCCATTATGCGAACCGAAACGGCGGATATGATCTGGGCCCGGTCGATATCCATCTGGGTCCGGGCCGATTTAACCATTCTGGCCGCGCGCACACGGAATGGCCGTCCACGCCCGTTATTGGCGGGCAGGGACCCGGAGCAGGTTCTACAGGACTTATCCCTGATCCGCGATCCCATCTATGCGCGCGCAATGATGCAGGTGGATACCGGGTCCGGCGATGATGATGCCATTATGATGCAGACCTTGCGCGGGTTGCAGACTGTTTTGGAGGATGTGCAATGA
- a CDS encoding HlyC/CorC family transporter has product MSVGLSCFAIFILLCLSAFFSGSETALTAASKARMAALAKEGNKRAIMVNNVRDKKDRMIGALLLGNNLVNIMASALATSVLIVLFGDAGVFYATIAMTLIVLICSEVLPKTYAFYHADGMAMTIAPIINVLIKILAPITEAVAWIVRGLLRLFGHDITQVNVGNNIEELRGAIEMHSGEDKEVQEQRAMLRSILDLADVEVEEIMIHRRNVMTIDLDQPSAAIVQQVLESPYTRIPVWRDSADNIVGVIHAKALLREMQSEGGNIDRIDVERLAADPWFIPNSTTLFDQLQEFRKRREHFALVVDEYGSLMGIITLEDILEEIVGDIDDEHDISVAGVRKQPNGTLLIDGTVTIRDLNREFDWNLPDEDYSTLAGLVLHEAQKIPEIGQVFNFYGFRFDIVRRHRNQITLVRVTPPKKKGEVA; this is encoded by the coding sequence ATGTCTGTGGGTTTGTCCTGTTTCGCGATTTTTATCCTGTTGTGCCTGTCGGCGTTCTTTTCCGGTTCGGAAACGGCGCTGACTGCGGCATCCAAGGCGCGTATGGCGGCGTTGGCCAAGGAAGGCAATAAGCGCGCCATTATGGTGAATAATGTGCGCGATAAAAAAGACCGGATGATTGGAGCGCTGTTGCTGGGGAACAACCTGGTCAACATTATGGCCTCGGCGCTGGCGACCAGCGTTTTAATCGTTCTGTTCGGTGATGCCGGGGTTTTCTATGCCACCATTGCCATGACGCTGATCGTTTTGATCTGCTCTGAAGTGTTGCCGAAAACCTATGCGTTTTATCATGCCGACGGCATGGCCATGACGATTGCCCCAATCATCAACGTATTGATTAAAATTCTGGCACCGATTACCGAAGCGGTGGCGTGGATTGTGCGTGGATTATTGCGTCTGTTCGGCCATGATATCACGCAGGTGAATGTCGGGAATAATATCGAAGAACTACGCGGTGCAATTGAAATGCACAGTGGCGAAGACAAAGAGGTGCAGGAACAACGCGCCATGTTGCGGTCTATTCTCGATCTGGCTGATGTCGAGGTGGAAGAAATTATGATTCACCGCCGCAATGTGATGACGATTGACCTGGACCAGCCATCCGCCGCCATTGTCCAGCAGGTATTGGAAAGCCCCTATACCCGTATTCCTGTCTGGCGGGACAGTGCGGATAATATTGTCGGTGTGATCCATGCCAAGGCTTTGTTGCGTGAAATGCAAAGCGAAGGCGGTAATATTGACCGCATTGATGTCGAGCGGCTGGCCGCCGATCCGTGGTTTATCCCAAACAGTACGACCCTGTTTGATCAGTTGCAGGAGTTCCGCAAACGCCGGGAGCATTTTGCATTGGTTGTCGACGAATATGGGTCGTTGATGGGGATTATCACGCTGGAAGACATTCTGGAAGAAATCGTGGGCGATATTGATGATGAACATGACATCAGTGTTGCCGGTGTGCGTAAACAACCCAATGGCACGCTGCTGATTGATGGGACGGTGACAATTCGTGACCTGAACCGGGAATTTGACTGGAATTTGCCAGACGAAGATTATTCAACGCTGGCGGGGCTTGTCCTGCACGAGGCGCAGAAAATTCCTGAAATCGGCCAGGTGTTCAATTTTTACGGATTCCGCTTTGATATCGTTCGCCGACACCGGAACCAGATCACGCTGGTGCGTGTGACGCCGCCGAAGAAAAAGGGTGAGGTCGCGTAA
- a CDS encoding class I SAM-dependent methyltransferase: MSTGSIYDLKAFYDSRSGRLVRRILLDHLIPMWPDVKGLRVVGCGYATPYLRPYMKDAERVIAVMPARLGARVWPRHEKNLVCLAEESELPLETESVDRILLVHSVEHAEILSPNLQELWRVLKSSGRIIVVVPNRLGFWARADWSPFGQGQPFSASQIVQLFRDHSFVHERTERALFLPPVRTFLMLRTFWFMERIGARIMPGLCGLHIAEFSKQLYAGTTVSQTAKVKIRGRRILVPNALSGGRREQG; this comes from the coding sequence ATGAGCACGGGATCAATCTATGATCTAAAAGCGTTTTACGACAGCCGATCCGGGCGGCTGGTGCGGCGGATTTTGCTCGATCATTTGATTCCCATGTGGCCGGATGTAAAGGGTTTGCGCGTTGTCGGGTGCGGCTATGCCACACCCTATCTGCGCCCGTATATGAAGGATGCCGAACGTGTCATCGCGGTCATGCCCGCCCGGCTGGGGGCCCGTGTCTGGCCGCGCCATGAAAAAAATCTGGTGTGCCTGGCCGAGGAATCCGAATTGCCACTGGAAACGGAATCAGTGGATCGCATCTTGTTGGTGCACAGCGTTGAACATGCCGAAATCCTGTCCCCAAACCTCCAGGAGTTGTGGCGCGTGCTGAAAAGCAGTGGGCGCATTATTGTTGTTGTGCCCAATCGTTTGGGCTTCTGGGCGCGGGCGGATTGGTCCCCCTTTGGCCAGGGGCAACCATTTTCGGCATCACAAATCGTGCAATTGTTCCGCGATCATTCCTTTGTGCATGAACGGACCGAGCGGGCATTGTTCCTGCCGCCGGTGCGCACATTCCTGATGTTGCGGACCTTCTGGTTCATGGAACGGATCGGGGCGCGGATCATGCCGGGGTTATGTGGCCTGCATATTGCGGAATTCAGCAAACAGCTTTATGCGGGTACGACCGTTTCCCAAACGGCCAAGGTTAAAATCCGTGGTCGGCGCATCCTTGTGCCCAATGCCTTGAGCGGCGGGCGGCGAGAGCAGGGATAA
- a CDS encoding peptidylprolyl isomerase: MTAENKQGQSKTVIALAAVAVLAIGAGGFVFLSGKGVNETDKPAAAAAETPADTAAATPADGETIQTPAGEIIQGNPVVAKVAGEDVTRSDVLGFIAALPENMRAMPLDQLFPMAQEQVINNKIVDQKAAGASLEQDPEVVKMMEMAKGQIVRNIYVQRQLDKGISEAKLKAEYDSLVKQMGKVEEVKARHILVDSEDKAKELITKLDGGADFETLSRENSTGPTAENGGDLGYFTKGDMIPEFSDAAFALKVGEYTKAPVKTQFGWHVIKLEDKRNRPAPAFEDVKPQVEAKLRQEELGRMVQEWQKEAKIERFDINGKPIVADAPKADSAPAPTDTAPAEAAPAEAAPVEAPAETPAETPAPATP, encoded by the coding sequence ATGACTGCTGAAAACAAACAAGGCCAATCTAAAACCGTGATCGCACTGGCGGCTGTGGCTGTTCTGGCGATTGGTGCGGGCGGGTTTGTATTCCTGTCCGGCAAAGGTGTGAACGAAACCGATAAGCCGGCAGCGGCTGCCGCTGAAACCCCGGCTGATACCGCCGCGGCGACACCGGCTGATGGCGAAACGATCCAGACCCCAGCGGGCGAAATCATTCAAGGCAACCCGGTTGTTGCCAAAGTTGCGGGCGAAGATGTGACCCGCAGTGACGTGCTGGGCTTCATTGCCGCTCTGCCGGAAAACATGCGCGCCATGCCGCTGGACCAATTATTCCCGATGGCACAGGAACAAGTCATCAACAACAAGATCGTTGACCAGAAGGCCGCTGGCGCTTCGCTGGAGCAAGATCCCGAAGTTGTAAAAATGATGGAAATGGCCAAGGGGCAGATCGTCCGTAATATCTACGTCCAACGCCAACTGGATAAAGGCATCAGCGAAGCAAAGCTGAAAGCCGAATATGACTCGCTGGTCAAACAGATGGGCAAAGTGGAAGAAGTAAAAGCCCGCCACATCCTGGTCGACAGCGAAGACAAGGCGAAGGAACTGATCACCAAGCTGGATGGCGGTGCTGATTTCGAAACCCTGTCCCGCGAAAACTCCACGGGTCCGACGGCTGAAAACGGCGGCGATCTGGGTTATTTCACCAAGGGTGACATGATCCCGGAATTTTCCGATGCGGCCTTCGCTCTGAAAGTCGGCGAATACACCAAAGCACCGGTGAAAACCCAATTCGGCTGGCACGTGATCAAGCTGGAGGACAAACGCAACCGTCCGGCTCCGGCCTTTGAAGACGTAAAGCCGCAGGTCGAAGCCAAGCTGCGTCAGGAAGAGCTGGGCCGTATGGTTCAGGAATGGCAGAAAGAAGCGAAAATTGAACGCTTCGATATTAACGGCAAGCCGATTGTCGCCGATGCGCCGAAGGCAGATTCTGCCCCGGCACCGACGGACACCGCGCCTGCTGAAGCCGCACCTGCTGAGGCGGCCCCGGTTGAAGCGCCTGCTGAAACTCCGGCTGAAACTCCGGCTCCGGCAACACCGTAA
- the secA gene encoding preprotein translocase subunit SecA yields the protein MLLALAQKIFGSSNDRMVRSVARHVEPINALEAKYQAMSDSELRNQTALFRDRLASGEKLDNLLHDAFAVVREAAKRTLGQRHFDVQLMGGAVLHSGKIAEMRTGEGKTLVATLAAYLNALPGKGVHVVTVNDYLAKRDAEWMGQVYRFLGLTVGCIVHDMKDQERKAAYAADITYGTNNEFGFDYLRDNMKYRLDAMVQRPFHFAIVDEVDSILVDEARTPLIISGPAEDSSEMYTAINKIIPKLVAEDFDLDEKQRSVALTDQGTEHVEDLLRQAGMLEEGSTMYDAGNVTLVHHVNQALRAHKLFARDRDYIVKDDKVIIIDEFTGRMMEGRRFSEGLHQALEAREGVKIQNENQTLASITFQNYFRMYPKLAGMTGTAMTEAAEFEEIYKLGVVDIPTNNPVARIDHNDKIYKSLREKEDAVVKLVQECRERNQPVLVGTVSIEKSEQLSEKLKKAGIPHNVLNARHHEQEAYIISQAGRPGAVTIATNMAGRGTDIQLGGNLQMRIAAEIDDTLPDDQKQARIATLTAEIERDREIVRAAGGLYVIGTERHESRRIDNQLRGRSGRQGDPGATMFFLSLEDDLMRIFGSEKMEMLLGNKQIGLREGEALVHPWISKALERAQARVEQQNFEIRKNLLKFDNVMNDQRKVIYEQRREIMDADDVEDIVAGMRHEVIEDMVMRQIPAQSYAEQWDTATLKAEVLRVLSLDLPIADWAKEEGIADNEIIDRLIDASDKKMAAKAANAGPKVWRQMEKAFLLQLLDQNWKEHLLNLDHLRQGINLRAFGQRDPLNEYKTEAFTMFEMMLVQLRENVTATLSLLEIRSPDDLQQMARGPQEPDPSKLHETRVDPASAETSVPDDSADQAQQRPIRNATFNAQDPSTWGQTQRNAPCPCGSGKKFKHCHGQL from the coding sequence ATGTTGCTCGCCCTCGCCCAGAAAATTTTTGGTTCCAGTAATGACCGTATGGTCCGCTCCGTCGCCCGCCATGTTGAGCCGATCAACGCGCTGGAAGCCAAGTACCAAGCCATGTCCGATTCCGAATTGCGGAATCAAACCGCTTTGTTCCGCGACCGATTGGCCAGCGGTGAAAAGCTGGACAATCTTTTGCACGACGCCTTCGCCGTTGTGCGCGAAGCCGCGAAACGTACATTGGGTCAACGCCACTTCGATGTGCAGTTGATGGGTGGCGCGGTTTTGCATTCCGGTAAAATTGCCGAAATGCGTACGGGTGAAGGGAAAACATTGGTGGCCACGCTGGCCGCGTATCTGAACGCCCTGCCCGGCAAAGGCGTGCATGTTGTTACGGTCAACGATTATCTGGCCAAACGTGACGCGGAATGGATGGGCCAGGTTTACCGCTTCCTCGGCCTGACCGTGGGCTGCATCGTGCATGACATGAAGGATCAGGAACGCAAGGCCGCCTACGCCGCCGACATTACCTACGGCACGAACAACGAATTCGGCTTTGACTATCTGCGCGACAACATGAAATACCGCCTGGACGCGATGGTCCAGCGCCCGTTCCATTTCGCCATCGTCGACGAAGTGGACTCCATTCTGGTGGACGAAGCGCGGACACCGTTGATCATCTCCGGCCCAGCCGAAGATTCATCGGAGATGTATACGGCGATCAACAAAATCATTCCGAAACTGGTCGCCGAAGATTTCGACCTGGACGAAAAACAGCGCAGTGTCGCCCTGACCGACCAGGGGACCGAGCATGTTGAAGATTTGTTGCGTCAGGCCGGCATGCTGGAAGAAGGCAGCACAATGTACGACGCCGGGAACGTCACGCTGGTCCACCATGTGAACCAGGCCCTGCGCGCCCATAAACTGTTCGCCCGCGACCGCGATTACATCGTGAAGGATGACAAGGTCATCATCATCGACGAATTCACGGGCCGCATGATGGAAGGCCGCCGCTTCTCCGAAGGTCTGCACCAGGCGCTGGAAGCACGCGAAGGCGTGAAGATCCAGAACGAAAACCAGACGCTGGCCTCCATCACGTTCCAGAACTATTTCCGCATGTATCCCAAACTGGCGGGCATGACCGGTACGGCCATGACCGAAGCGGCGGAATTTGAAGAGATTTACAAACTGGGCGTCGTGGATATTCCCACCAACAATCCGGTGGCCCGTATCGACCACAACGATAAAATCTATAAATCCCTGCGGGAAAAAGAAGATGCCGTTGTGAAGCTGGTTCAGGAATGCCGCGAGCGCAACCAACCGGTTCTGGTCGGCACCGTGTCGATTGAAAAATCGGAACAGCTGTCCGAAAAACTGAAGAAAGCCGGCATCCCGCACAACGTGCTGAACGCCCGCCACCACGAACAGGAAGCGTATATCATTTCCCAAGCCGGTCGCCCCGGCGCGGTGACGATTGCCACCAACATGGCCGGTCGAGGAACCGACATTCAGCTGGGCGGTAACCTGCAAATGCGCATCGCCGCCGAAATTGACGATACATTGCCAGATGATCAGAAACAGGCCCGCATTGCCACCCTCACCGCCGAAATTGAACGCGACCGCGAGATCGTGCGAGCCGCAGGTGGTTTGTATGTGATCGGCACGGAACGTCACGAATCCCGCCGGATTGATAACCAGCTGCGCGGCCGTTCGGGCCGTCAGGGCGACCCCGGTGCCACCATGTTCTTCCTGTCGCTGGAAGATGACCTGATGCGCATTTTCGGCTCCGAAAAAATGGAAATGCTGCTGGGGAACAAGCAAATCGGCCTGCGCGAAGGCGAAGCGCTGGTTCACCCGTGGATTTCCAAGGCGCTGGAACGCGCCCAGGCCCGCGTGGAACAGCAGAACTTCGAAATTCGTAAAAACCTGCTGAAATTCGACAACGTCATGAATGACCAGCGGAAAGTGATTTACGAACAACGCCGCGAAATCATGGATGCCGATGATGTCGAAGACATTGTCGCCGGTATGCGCCATGAAGTGATCGAAGATATGGTTATGCGCCAGATCCCGGCGCAATCCTATGCCGAGCAATGGGACACGGCGACCTTGAAAGCCGAAGTCCTGCGCGTTCTCTCCCTCGACCTGCCGATTGCGGATTGGGCGAAGGAAGAAGGCATTGCCGACAATGAAATCATCGACCGCCTGATCGACGCGTCGGACAAGAAAATGGCCGCCAAGGCCGCCAATGCCGGACCGAAAGTCTGGCGCCAGATGGAGAAAGCCTTCCTGCTCCAACTGCTGGACCAGAATTGGAAGGAGCACCTGCTCAACCTCGACCATTTGCGTCAGGGCATCAATCTGCGCGCCTTCGGCCAGCGTGACCCGCTGAACGAATACAAAACCGAAGCGTTCACGATGTTTGAAATGATGCTGGTGCAATTGCGTGAGAACGTCACCGCGACGCTCAGCCTGCTGGAAATCCGTTCACCGGACGACCTGCAACAAATGGCCCGCGGCCCGCAGGAACCGGACCCGTCCAAATTGCACGAAACACGGGTTGATCCGGCCTCCGCCGAGACATCGGTACCGGATGACAGTGCGGACCAAGCCCAACAAAGACCGATCCGCAATGCCACGTTTAATGCACAGGACCCGTCCACGTGGGGCCAGACCCAACGCAACGCGCCCTGCCCCTGTGGGTCCGGCAAGAAATTCAAGCATTGCCACGGTCAACTCTAA
- the aroB gene encoding 3-dehydroquinate synthase — MNNRVVHVPLGDRAYDIHVGQGALNSIMDSLPPAIGAAKRFFIITDENAEAYGVQVAGSCGGVIMTLPPGEATKSIAWFERVQDWLLENGVNRGSVLIAVGGGVVGDLAGFCAATIMRGIPFVQVPTTLLAQVDSSVGGKTGINMHAGKNLVGAFHQPAAVFCDTNVLDTLPARELRAGYAEIVKYGLLGDAEFFAWLEQNGVRVLTRDPEAITHAVETSCAHKAAIVAEDEHERAGGRRALLNFGHTFAHAIESACGYDGRVLHGEAVAVGMMLATELSARLSLCSHDTVTRTRAHLQTVELPVTLRDMDLPLSLDEKSLLERMRGDKKANDQGIQFILTHGIGQAFVRGGVDDHDVLSVLNQSL, encoded by the coding sequence ATGAATAACCGTGTGGTTCATGTCCCGTTGGGGGATCGCGCCTACGATATTCATGTCGGGCAGGGCGCGCTGAACAGCATCATGGATTCATTGCCCCCTGCCATCGGTGCGGCAAAACGATTTTTTATCATTACCGATGAAAATGCCGAAGCCTACGGGGTGCAGGTTGCGGGTTCTTGTGGCGGTGTCATCATGACTCTTCCGCCGGGGGAGGCAACAAAATCGATCGCATGGTTTGAACGGGTGCAGGATTGGTTGCTGGAAAACGGTGTCAATCGCGGGTCCGTATTGATTGCGGTCGGTGGTGGTGTTGTCGGCGATCTGGCCGGGTTCTGTGCGGCCACGATCATGCGCGGCATTCCCTTTGTTCAGGTGCCGACGACCTTGCTGGCGCAGGTTGACAGCTCTGTTGGTGGGAAAACCGGAATTAATATGCATGCGGGTAAAAATCTGGTTGGGGCGTTTCATCAACCTGCGGCGGTGTTTTGTGACACTAATGTTTTGGATACGTTACCGGCCCGTGAATTGCGCGCGGGGTATGCGGAAATTGTCAAATACGGCCTTCTGGGCGATGCGGAATTTTTTGCGTGGCTGGAACAAAACGGCGTACGGGTTTTAACCCGCGATCCCGAAGCGATTACCCATGCCGTTGAAACATCCTGCGCGCACAAGGCCGCGATTGTCGCCGAGGATGAGCATGAACGCGCGGGCGGCCGCCGGGCCTTGTTGAATTTTGGTCATACGTTCGCCCATGCGATTGAATCCGCCTGTGGGTATGATGGCCGGGTTTTGCATGGCGAGGCGGTGGCCGTGGGAATGATGCTGGCCACGGAATTATCGGCGCGCTTGTCGCTCTGTTCGCATGATACGGTGACGCGTACGCGCGCGCATTTACAGACCGTAGAATTGCCTGTGACCCTGCGTGATATGGATTTGCCTTTATCCTTGGATGAAAAAAGTTTGCTTGAGCGGATGCGCGGCGATAAAAAAGCCAATGATCAGGGGATTCAGTTTATACTGACGCACGGGATTGGGCAGGCCTTTGTCCGGGGTGGCGTTGACGATCACGATGTATTGTCTGTTTTAAATCAATCTTTGTAG
- a CDS encoding chorismate mutase has translation MVDSVDDLRREIDDLDNNLHDLLMKRADLVKKIGEEKRRNKIQVIQPDREAVMIRRLMDRHHGALPRHAVVRIWRELVGAVSLLQTDVKVIVCAPDEQMTEAWDMAKNYFGSVVPMQKMTNPMNALSMVKEGEVTFAVLPWPDDQDPKPWWAYMRGESPEKIAHIVASLPYGSGVDSRTRPGFKALVVGCLKFNDSGNDHSFLFLDLDDSISRARIVDRLKAMGLTPLSLLSRKGHPGLERTQHFVEVDRYIANGEMTDQILVKLENTDGNCICLGGYPVIPALES, from the coding sequence ATGGTCGATAGCGTTGATGATTTACGGCGTGAAATCGATGATCTCGATAATAATCTGCATGACCTGCTGATGAAGCGGGCCGATTTGGTGAAAAAAATCGGCGAGGAAAAACGGCGAAACAAGATTCAGGTGATCCAACCCGATCGTGAGGCGGTCATGATCCGTCGTTTGATGGACCGCCATCATGGTGCATTACCGCGCCATGCCGTGGTGCGGATCTGGCGTGAATTGGTCGGGGCTGTGTCGCTTTTGCAAACCGATGTGAAGGTGATTGTCTGCGCCCCGGATGAGCAGATGACCGAAGCCTGGGACATGGCCAAGAATTATTTTGGCAGTGTTGTGCCAATGCAAAAAATGACCAACCCGATGAACGCCCTGTCGATGGTGAAGGAGGGGGAGGTGACATTCGCCGTCCTGCCCTGGCCGGATGATCAGGATCCGAAGCCGTGGTGGGCCTATATGCGCGGGGAATCGCCCGAAAAAATCGCCCATATTGTGGCCAGCCTGCCCTATGGCAGCGGGGTGGACAGCCGCACCCGTCCGGGATTTAAGGCGCTGGTGGTCGGATGCCTGAAATTCAATGACAGTGGCAATGACCATTCCTTCCTGTTCCTCGATTTGGATGACAGTATAAGCCGGGCGCGAATTGTCGATCGCCTGAAGGCGATGGGGCTTACACCGCTCAGCCTGTTGTCGCGCAAAGGGCATCCAGGTCTGGAGCGAACCCAGCATTTTGTCGAGGTTGATCGGTATATCGCCAATGGCGAAATGACGGATCAAATTCTGGTCAAACTGGAAAACACGGACGGCAATTGCATCTGTCTGGGTGGATATCCGGTTATACCGGCGTTGGAATCCTGA
- a CDS encoding (deoxy)nucleoside triphosphate pyrophosphohydrolase has product MVRFVKKSISCEEALDLPRPTCAPKRTVFVVAAALIDADGRVLMAQRPEGKSMAGLWEFPGGKMEQGETPEFALMREIEEELGVETRPCCYTPIGMASHGYDDFHLIMPLYACRVWRGEPQMHEHAGLKWVFPHEMYALPMPEADLPLIPQLETYLGRG; this is encoded by the coding sequence ATGGTCCGTTTTGTTAAAAAATCGATTTCGTGTGAAGAGGCGCTGGACTTACCGCGCCCGACCTGTGCGCCCAAACGCACGGTGTTTGTCGTTGCGGCGGCGTTGATTGATGCGGATGGGCGCGTGTTGATGGCACAACGGCCCGAGGGCAAATCCATGGCGGGCCTGTGGGAATTTCCCGGCGGCAAAATGGAGCAGGGGGAAACCCCGGAATTCGCCCTGATGCGGGAAATTGAAGAAGAATTGGGTGTTGAAACACGCCCGTGCTGTTACACGCCGATTGGCATGGCGTCGCATGGGTACGATGATTTTCATTTGATCATGCCGCTTTATGCGTGCCGTGTGTGGCGGGGCGAACCGCAAATGCACGAACATGCGGGTTTGAAATGGGTGTTCCCGCATGAAATGTATGCCTTGCCAATGCCGGAGGCCGACTTGCCACTGATCCCGCAACTTGAAACCTATCTGGGGCGCGGATGA
- a CDS encoding FkbM family methyltransferase codes for MLQQVPRPLDLTYRMVIAVARRTPLSRGGFRRAILNFIKSRVDHPIITDFRGVPFILNLDNTTEAKALFGYYNLDELNFLNAGLPDTGAVFVDMGANSGFFTQNFLARTEGTGHALAIEPNPKMCARIRANYDILKAQSKTGMSKLSLEQCAVGDVSAVMELDLSTGYGGAHVTNEKSAHSITVQIEPFETLLRRNGIEKIDVMKVDVEGFEDRALIPFFKTAPQSLFPKHIIIEHTCQDRWVGDLFGVMTDAGYRTVKTTRGNMFLSR; via the coding sequence ATGCTGCAACAGGTACCGCGCCCCCTCGACCTCACTTACCGTATGGTGATTGCGGTGGCGCGGCGTACGCCTTTGTCCCGTGGCGGGTTTCGCCGCGCGATCCTCAACTTCATAAAGAGCCGTGTGGACCATCCGATTATCACGGACTTTCGCGGCGTGCCCTTCATCCTGAATCTGGACAACACGACCGAAGCCAAGGCCCTGTTCGGGTATTACAATCTCGATGAACTGAACTTCCTGAATGCCGGGCTGCCGGATACGGGGGCCGTGTTCGTTGATATGGGGGCCAATTCCGGGTTCTTTACCCAGAATTTCCTGGCCCGGACCGAGGGAACGGGCCATGCGCTGGCCATCGAACCCAACCCGAAAATGTGCGCCCGCATCCGTGCCAACTACGACATTCTAAAAGCCCAGAGCAAGACAGGCATGTCCAAACTCAGCCTCGAGCAATGCGCCGTTGGCGATGTCAGCGCTGTGATGGAGCTGGATCTGTCCACCGGTTATGGCGGCGCGCATGTCACGAACGAAAAATCCGCCCATTCCATTACGGTTCAGATTGAACCCTTTGAAACGCTTCTCCGCCGCAATGGAATTGAAAAAATTGACGTGATGAAGGTGGATGTCGAGGGATTTGAAGACCGCGCCCTGATCCCGTTTTTCAAAACGGCACCGCAAAGCCTGTTCCCGAAACATATCATTATCGAACACACATGCCAGGACCGGTGGGTCGGTGATTTGTTTGGCGTAATGACGGATGCCGGGTATCGCACAGTGAAAACAACACGCGGCAATATGTTTTTATCGCGATAA